From a region of the Candidatus Jettenia caeni genome:
- a CDS encoding putative glycosyltransferase gives MKKVLLLSELFVPPYDEGMKVTALNLLKGIKHHVDCIGLGPCEDENGLIQPTAISKILYSKRLRKEINRQKPDFIFYIPEASATLHSFIRYRVLRFISKGAGTAMVALQNREYSSLTQRIITFINPHTLFVPSTLMSDIFKKIGIDTHLLSAGVDIEKFTPVSPETKYALREKYQVPQDKYIILHVGHIRASRNVKMFLSLIDQPEMQVLLVGSTSTPQEDELKRELRQAGILIIDKFVPENQELYQLADCYVFNVRERSGAMEFPISVLEAIACNLPVLTTPFGSLPENFPASDDFRYFTTSEELKNELQNMRNCISKTRERVEKFSWKNVANQLLGKCRVL, from the coding sequence ATGAAAAAAGTCCTGTTACTATCTGAACTGTTTGTTCCACCCTATGATGAAGGTATGAAGGTGACAGCATTAAACCTCCTTAAGGGGATTAAGCACCATGTGGATTGTATTGGATTAGGGCCTTGTGAGGACGAGAATGGTCTTATCCAGCCTACCGCAATAAGCAAGATTCTGTATTCAAAAAGATTACGTAAGGAGATAAACCGTCAGAAACCTGATTTCATTTTTTATATTCCCGAAGCATCAGCAACACTTCACAGTTTTATACGTTACCGGGTCCTTCGCTTTATTTCAAAAGGGGCTGGAACCGCTATGGTTGCCTTACAAAACAGGGAATATTCATCTTTAACACAAAGGATTATTACGTTTATTAATCCTCATACACTCTTTGTTCCCTCAACCCTTATGTCGGATATATTTAAAAAGATTGGAATTGATACGCACTTACTGTCCGCAGGGGTTGATATTGAAAAATTTACTCCTGTTTCTCCTGAAACGAAATATGCTTTACGGGAAAAGTATCAAGTTCCTCAAGATAAATATATTATTTTACACGTCGGCCATATTCGCGCATCGCGGAATGTAAAGATGTTTCTCAGCCTTATCGATCAACCGGAAATGCAAGTGCTTCTCGTTGGCAGTACATCAACCCCTCAGGAAGATGAATTAAAAAGAGAATTACGCCAGGCGGGGATTCTGATTATCGATAAATTTGTACCAGAAAACCAGGAACTCTATCAACTCGCTGATTGTTACGTGTTTAACGTAAGAGAAAGAAGCGGCGCTATGGAGTTCCCTATATCTGTGCTTGAGGCAATTGCCTGTAATTTACCGGTGTTGACTACTCCATTCGGAAGTTTGCCGGAGAATTTTCCTGCTTCAGATGATTTCCGGTATTTTACTACCTCTGAAGAGCTAAAGAATGAACTGCAAAATATGCGGAATTGTATTTCAAAAACCAGAGAAAGAGTAGAAAAATTTTCCTGGAAGAACGTAGCAAATCAACTTTTGGGGAAGTGCAGGGTACTATAA
- a CDS encoding putative phosphodiesterase/nucleotide pyrophosphatase, which produces MAKVMVIGIDGLDPDLIHTWQNELPSFRKIMGEGYAGKIESVFPPDSVSAWATIFTGKTPAQHGIMEHVSYLDNGSTHINISNMIGKTFWDFAGKAGKKVCVVNPFFAYPVWPVNGVMISGPVFMKGDVQSYPSNILSKEDMPDIGGITDFPNKNKLAEFIEKNRADIKRLYHFSKEHFRKDTYDLCFVTFLQLDRIQHFLWRYTDPEDCTYPGPNNYRESIKEFYQLFDEIIGRFMENLDNQTTLMIISDHGHGRRCTKVLNINEILRRAGYVKSRVGRCKYLDLKYLAEKAKLETLEAVYHLNLEDLMFAITRYIPNRKALKKSTFITNTTTSLASTSVFAGTNPYGGITIHRENMKQTGMDYEAFRLEVIRLLQDFKDERTGKRPFVWLKCREDIDQGPFLDIYPDILFELEESYGVNWALHTKITRVNTTHKKISGGHRYHGFYGILNSKNITGKERIVDIASTILNILQTPADEKS; this is translated from the coding sequence ATGGCTAAGGTAATGGTTATTGGTATAGACGGACTAGATCCTGATCTTATTCATACATGGCAAAATGAACTGCCATCATTCAGAAAGATCATGGGTGAGGGGTATGCCGGTAAGATAGAATCAGTTTTTCCACCCGACTCTGTCTCGGCATGGGCAACCATCTTTACCGGAAAGACCCCAGCTCAACACGGTATCATGGAACATGTCAGCTACCTTGATAATGGCAGTACCCATATCAATATCTCTAACATGATCGGCAAAACCTTCTGGGATTTTGCAGGTAAAGCGGGGAAAAAAGTTTGTGTGGTTAATCCTTTTTTTGCGTATCCTGTTTGGCCTGTCAATGGTGTCATGATTAGCGGTCCGGTGTTTATGAAAGGAGATGTTCAATCCTACCCATCAAATATCCTTTCAAAGGAAGATATGCCGGATATTGGAGGAATTACCGATTTTCCAAATAAAAACAAGCTTGCTGAGTTTATTGAAAAAAACAGAGCGGATATTAAAAGGCTTTATCATTTCTCAAAGGAGCACTTTCGTAAGGATACTTATGATTTATGCTTTGTTACCTTTTTACAATTAGACAGAATACAACATTTTCTCTGGCGGTATACAGACCCGGAAGATTGTACGTATCCTGGCCCAAATAACTATCGTGAGAGTATTAAGGAATTTTACCAATTGTTTGATGAGATAATCGGGCGGTTTATGGAGAATCTTGATAATCAAACAACTCTCATGATAATCAGCGATCACGGACATGGAAGACGGTGTACGAAGGTATTAAATATTAACGAAATTCTCCGAAGGGCAGGGTATGTAAAATCGAGAGTAGGCCGTTGTAAATATTTGGATCTAAAGTATCTGGCAGAGAAGGCTAAGCTGGAAACATTAGAGGCAGTCTACCACCTTAACCTGGAAGATCTCATGTTTGCCATAACAAGGTATATTCCGAATCGTAAGGCGTTAAAAAAATCTACCTTTATTACGAATACTACCACAAGCCTTGCCAGTACTTCAGTCTTTGCCGGTACCAATCCCTACGGAGGCATAACAATTCACCGAGAAAATATGAAGCAGACCGGAATGGATTATGAGGCTTTCCGCCTTGAGGTTATACGCTTGTTACAGGATTTTAAGGATGAAAGAACGGGGAAACGGCCATTTGTGTGGTTAAAATGCCGCGAGGATATTGATCAGGGGCCCTTTTTAGATATCTACCCGGACATACTTTTCGAGCTTGAAGAATCATATGGGGTAAACTGGGCGCTGCACACGAAAATTACCAGAGTAAATACGACACATAAGAAAATATCCGGCGGGCATAGGTACCATGGCTTTTACGGTATTCTTAACTCCAAAAATATAACGGGAAAAGAAAGGATTGTAGATATAGCTTCTACTATTCTCAATATTTTACAGACTCCGGCAGATGAAAAATCCTGA
- a CDS encoding putative glycosyltransferase, with the protein MNTLRKENIATFNSQLPIFPTVSIIVPVYNAEKNIDTLIASLLNLDYPKELLEIILVDNNSDDRTKEVIRRYPVKLLEETRIQSSYAARNKGIKNAKHEILAFTDSDCMVTPQWVREGVTTLISKSADLAGGRVAFIYSKQKTAAELYDSITNLHTESSIERMNAATTANLLVKSFLFERIGLFPDSVTSGGDIQWTSRATRAGFILTHAPEAIVYHPTRRLKELLKKDFRVGAGLLGVFVNTKKPLPGIVFSLAKLFFPRRLSSLRKAARERGVIDADEKIFRLWCISYACNISRILGILSSVGSIYRKKNKIPSNLILKNNTPL; encoded by the coding sequence ATGAATACGCTACGAAAAGAAAATATTGCAACGTTCAACAGCCAGTTACCTATTTTCCCAACAGTTTCAATCATTGTTCCTGTTTATAATGCTGAAAAAAACATTGATACCCTTATAGCGTCTTTACTTAATTTAGACTATCCAAAAGAGCTACTCGAAATTATTCTTGTTGATAATAATTCAGACGACAGAACGAAAGAAGTAATAAGGAGATATCCCGTCAAACTATTGGAGGAAACGAGGATACAAAGCTCTTATGCGGCAAGGAATAAGGGAATCAAAAACGCAAAACATGAGATCCTGGCTTTTACTGATTCTGACTGCATGGTTACCCCTCAATGGGTGAGAGAAGGAGTTACCACGTTAATTTCCAAATCGGCTGATTTAGCGGGAGGAAGAGTTGCATTTATCTATTCAAAACAAAAAACGGCTGCAGAATTGTACGATTCAATAACGAATCTGCATACCGAATCATCTATAGAAAGAATGAATGCTGCAACAACTGCAAATTTATTGGTAAAATCATTTTTATTTGAACGTATCGGATTATTTCCCGACTCAGTTACATCCGGTGGTGATATTCAATGGACCTCCAGGGCCACAAGAGCTGGTTTTATCCTCACTCATGCCCCCGAGGCAATCGTTTATCATCCAACACGGCGCTTAAAAGAATTACTCAAAAAAGATTTTCGTGTTGGCGCCGGCCTCCTTGGCGTTTTTGTAAATACAAAAAAACCACTGCCAGGCATTGTCTTTTCTCTGGCAAAGTTATTTTTCCCACGGCGTTTATCCTCTCTGCGAAAGGCAGCCAGGGAAAGAGGTGTAATAGATGCGGATGAAAAAATATTCCGTCTCTGGTGTATCTCATATGCGTGCAACATCTCAAGGATTTTAGGGATATTGAGTTCAGTCGGTAGTATCTATAGAAAGAAAAATAAAATACCGTCAAACCTTATATTAAAAAACAATACACCCTTATAA
- a CDS encoding putative polysaccharide biosynthesis polyprenyl glycosylphosphotransferase: MTFSDMCIVFATFFLGFYLRKHPNGYYQMSDYLILIPILLIIWGVLLYCFGMYNSFRTKHISDVLFIVIEAALVGCSLFGSFIFITKMNSVSRLHIVYSFLFAVMFISIEKIALIQFFRYQRKKGFNTRNILIVGTGVRAQHLINLISNHPEWGIRIIGLVDNDTTKINTMICGYKVIGSFNDVSDILHNCVVDEVIFVVPRSWLSKIEKIMSMCEIEGLKVSVALDLFELKLSKAKYSNLEKLPLLTFESTPDKLLHLFIKRLFDLGVSTTALIVSSPVFALAAITVKMTSRGHIFFKQQRCSLNGRTFTMYKFRTMVEDAESKLNDLLKYNEMKGPVFKMKNDPRVTRVGKFLRKFSIDELPQLWSVFKGDMSLVGPRPPIPNEVSKYEPWQRRRLSMRPGLTCLWQAYGRNKITDFNEWMRLDLTYIDNWSLWLDCKILLKTLPVVLFGVGAK, from the coding sequence ATGACGTTTTCAGACATGTGTATAGTCTTCGCGACTTTCTTTTTAGGATTTTACTTAAGAAAGCATCCTAATGGTTATTATCAGATGAGTGATTATCTTATCCTTATACCTATACTCCTGATTATTTGGGGAGTCCTTTTGTACTGCTTTGGAATGTATAATTCCTTCAGAACCAAACATATATCAGATGTCTTATTTATTGTAATTGAAGCAGCTCTTGTTGGATGTAGTCTTTTTGGAAGTTTCATCTTTATCACAAAAATGAATTCCGTTAGCAGACTCCATATCGTTTACTCATTTCTCTTCGCAGTAATGTTTATAAGTATTGAAAAAATTGCTCTCATACAATTTTTTCGGTATCAACGGAAAAAAGGTTTTAATACAAGGAACATTTTAATCGTTGGAACAGGTGTAAGGGCGCAACATCTTATCAATTTAATTAGCAATCATCCTGAATGGGGAATCAGGATAATTGGTCTCGTCGATAATGATACAACAAAAATAAACACGATGATCTGTGGATACAAAGTAATCGGATCCTTTAACGATGTAAGTGATATTCTTCATAATTGTGTTGTCGACGAGGTTATATTTGTTGTTCCACGCTCATGGCTAAGCAAGATTGAAAAGATAATGTCTATGTGTGAGATAGAAGGATTAAAGGTAAGTGTAGCGCTTGATTTATTTGAACTTAAATTATCAAAGGCAAAATATAGTAATTTGGAAAAGCTTCCTCTGCTTACCTTTGAGAGTACTCCCGATAAATTATTGCATCTTTTTATTAAGCGATTATTTGACTTAGGTGTTTCTACAACTGCCCTTATAGTATCATCGCCAGTTTTTGCATTAGCTGCTATAACGGTAAAAATGACATCAAGAGGTCACATCTTTTTTAAACAGCAAAGATGCAGCCTGAATGGCAGAACATTTACCATGTATAAGTTCAGAACAATGGTTGAAGACGCCGAAAGCAAACTCAACGATCTTCTTAAATATAATGAAATGAAAGGCCCTGTCTTTAAAATGAAAAACGATCCCAGAGTAACGAGGGTTGGAAAATTTTTAAGAAAATTTAGTATAGACGAACTGCCGCAATTATGGAGTGTATTTAAAGGTGATATGAGCCTGGTGGGCCCAAGGCCTCCCATTCCGAATGAAGTAAGTAAATATGAGCCCTGGCAACGAAGACGGCTCAGTATGCGACCAGGTTTAACATGCCTTTGGCAGGCATACGGAAGAAATAAGATAACTGATTTTAACGAATGGATGCGGCTGGACTTAACGTATATTGATAACTGGTCGCTCTGGCTTGATTGTAAAATATTATTAAAAACATTACCGGTAGTGTTGTTTGGAGTAGGAGCAAAATAG
- a CDS encoding putative polysaccharide export protein — MFIVPAFNYADESTKQYTVGVDDVLEISVLGHDELKTVAHVASDGAISFPYVGVLYVKGMSLSEIEKELSKKLSGGYIKYAVVSVTLSSYKSMKFFVYGEVGSPGRFDLEDNITVLKAISAAGGITPDGLYGNIKLRRKQKNKPGYKEININLKNTKESHLHADMPIESEDIVIVERSNSFFVYGEVLKPGKFILEENTTVLKAISLSGGFAKYGSPDRVKILRTEQGKSGYKSIKVDMKGAVSGQIGKDILLEPEDIVIVLEGIL; from the coding sequence GTGTTTATAGTACCGGCATTCAATTATGCTGATGAATCTACAAAACAATATACCGTTGGGGTAGATGATGTACTTGAGATAAGTGTGCTTGGACATGATGAACTAAAAACGGTAGCACATGTCGCATCAGATGGGGCGATATCTTTTCCCTATGTAGGGGTGCTTTATGTGAAAGGCATGAGCCTTTCAGAAATAGAAAAGGAACTATCGAAAAAGCTCTCAGGCGGTTACATAAAGTATGCTGTAGTATCGGTGACCCTATCAAGTTATAAGAGCATGAAGTTTTTTGTGTACGGTGAAGTCGGAAGCCCGGGGAGGTTTGATCTCGAAGATAATATCACCGTATTAAAAGCTATCTCAGCAGCCGGTGGTATTACTCCAGACGGCCTTTATGGCAATATAAAATTGAGGAGGAAACAGAAAAATAAACCCGGATACAAGGAAATCAATATAAATCTAAAAAACACAAAAGAGAGTCATCTCCATGCAGACATGCCTATTGAAAGCGAAGATATAGTGATTGTAGAGCGTAGCAATAGTTTTTTTGTCTATGGTGAGGTTTTAAAACCAGGTAAATTTATTCTTGAGGAAAATACTACAGTCCTTAAGGCTATATCTCTTTCCGGAGGTTTTGCAAAATATGGTTCTCCTGACAGGGTTAAGATACTCAGGACAGAACAGGGCAAATCAGGGTATAAAAGTATCAAAGTTGATATGAAAGGCGCTGTAAGTGGTCAAATAGGAAAAGATATTCTTTTAGAACCAGAAGATATAGTAATTGTATTAGAAGGAATTCTTTAG
- a CDS encoding putative glycosyltransferase, with protein MIKITALGDRDSSPVQEGIETDRVNLYFQLIRRRRRKRLDEPKIKIVVLGTRGFPHVQGGIEAHCENLYPQLVKKGYEIIVLTRKPYVNPDIGIYKGIKLIPLPCPKNKFLETFLHTFIGVLVAKKFSPDILHIHAIGPSLFTPLARLLGLKVIMTNHGPDYQRKKWGKLARGVLKLSEKSGSTWANDIICVSETIAHHVKRKYNRYVNIIPNGVTITKIAQSSAILRNYALTKGRYILSVGRFVPEKGFHDLIEAFNQISTSINQSSGNTWKLVIIGCADHEDRYSIRLKDQADKNNNIILTGFLTGESLQEFYSHAGLFVIPSYYEGLPIVLLEALSYGLSCIASDISANKNVKLSGNRFFKAGDVKGLAEKIQEYLDKPLCEEEKKGQITMIAERYNWDTIAHKTANVYKGIMNGKR; from the coding sequence ATGATAAAAATTACTGCTCTTGGCGACCGTGACTCTTCCCCTGTTCAAGAAGGAATTGAAACAGATCGTGTAAATTTATATTTTCAACTGATCAGAAGGAGAAGAAGAAAAAGACTTGATGAGCCAAAGATAAAAATTGTTGTTCTCGGCACTCGTGGCTTTCCTCATGTCCAGGGTGGTATAGAAGCACATTGCGAAAATCTTTATCCTCAACTTGTCAAAAAAGGTTATGAGATAATCGTTCTAACGAGAAAGCCGTATGTTAATCCGGATATTGGTATATATAAAGGGATTAAGTTAATTCCTTTACCATGTCCAAAAAATAAATTCCTCGAAACATTCCTTCATACCTTTATCGGAGTTCTCGTTGCCAAGAAGTTTTCTCCCGATATACTGCATATCCATGCTATAGGACCTTCGTTATTTACACCACTTGCCCGTCTCTTAGGCCTCAAGGTAATCATGACAAATCACGGACCGGATTATCAAAGAAAAAAATGGGGTAAACTGGCAAGAGGTGTCTTAAAACTCAGTGAAAAATCCGGTAGTACATGGGCTAACGATATCATATGTGTATCTGAGACTATTGCACATCATGTGAAAAGAAAATATAACAGATATGTAAACATCATTCCCAATGGGGTAACAATAACGAAAATTGCGCAAAGTAGCGCTATTCTAAGAAACTACGCTTTGACGAAAGGTCGGTATATATTATCCGTAGGCCGCTTTGTGCCTGAAAAAGGTTTCCACGACCTTATTGAAGCATTTAACCAGATTTCGACTTCTATCAATCAGTCTTCAGGCAATACCTGGAAATTAGTTATCATCGGCTGCGCTGACCATGAGGATAGATATAGTATACGTTTAAAAGATCAGGCAGATAAAAATAACAATATTATTTTAACAGGATTTCTGACGGGAGAATCACTACAAGAATTCTATAGTCACGCAGGGCTTTTTGTAATCCCTTCCTATTACGAAGGATTGCCTATTGTGTTACTAGAGGCTCTGAGCTATGGTTTATCCTGCATTGCTTCAGATATTTCTGCCAATAAGAATGTAAAATTATCCGGGAACAGATTTTTTAAGGCAGGAGACGTTAAGGGGCTTGCTGAAAAAATACAAGAATATCTCGATAAGCCCTTATGCGAGGAAGAGAAAAAAGGACAAATAACTATGATAGCAGAAAGATATAATTGGGATACCATCGCGCATAAGACCGCTAACGTGTATAAGGGTATAATGAATGGTAAACGATAA
- a CDS encoding putative asparagine synthase, which yields MSGIAGIVSPANREDLEVCIQTMIQLMTHKSWHKIQKSIMPGAGVATISVNDQKTISEQKGTALTVIGEIFDQDKLRTMLLESGYRDTSRNISDILLGLYLQFGVESLCGLNGLYLISIWEDDYKRLTIINDRYGFRKLYYWLFKDKFMFASEYKSLIWHPQFNKKINEVALSDFLSVNYLLDDRTFFEDIKVFPPASIMTYQEGQNTFHRYWDYEFHTGETKKSKEYYIDEYALRVKEAVRKRCKENMCLPITGGFDSRTLAAMAGQYLKFPKIVTCTVGHKHCYDVRFGRSIAKSLGYSHTFIPIDHGYIETYADKGIWELEGLNCFAFWIFALCSFLEENKSESVMCGFLGDCLSGAHLFPLLWEAADSEKAVELLYDTFFNTTFKDRELAILLKPHIYRNVRGESFASVKRCFNTLHTDNILNKCTYVDLHQRQRRYISFHIEALGQFSEVLEPFTDNEFIDFVQGIPVEMKRGQMIYKKMIAQYLSKVKQVPTTITGLPIDTSQSYEAAFKLWHRFYSRVLPRLTAGKLGHNYKHYIHEAWLKNTLENFVISTLKQKEYLEDYFNIDVVNNLVADHMSGKRNAYMRICVLMTFLLWRKRFCS from the coding sequence ATGTCTGGTATAGCCGGAATAGTCTCACCAGCAAACAGAGAAGACCTGGAAGTATGTATTCAGACTATGATTCAACTTATGACGCATAAGAGTTGGCATAAGATACAAAAATCAATCATGCCAGGCGCCGGTGTTGCTACGATCTCTGTGAATGACCAAAAAACCATTTCGGAGCAAAAGGGTACGGCGCTAACTGTGATTGGCGAGATATTTGATCAGGACAAGCTCAGAACAATGCTTTTGGAGAGCGGATACCGTGATACATCTCGTAATATAAGCGATATATTGCTGGGACTTTACCTTCAATTTGGTGTTGAGTCCTTGTGTGGCCTTAACGGGCTTTACCTGATTAGTATTTGGGAAGATGACTATAAAAGGTTGACAATCATTAATGATAGGTACGGTTTTAGAAAGCTCTATTACTGGCTTTTCAAAGACAAGTTCATGTTTGCTTCTGAGTATAAATCATTGATCTGGCATCCTCAGTTTAACAAGAAGATTAATGAGGTTGCTCTGTCTGATTTTTTATCAGTAAACTATCTCCTTGATGATCGTACTTTTTTCGAAGATATAAAGGTTTTCCCACCTGCCAGTATCATGACATATCAGGAAGGACAAAATACTTTTCATCGTTACTGGGACTATGAGTTTCATACCGGAGAGACAAAAAAGAGTAAAGAATATTATATAGATGAGTATGCGCTAAGAGTTAAAGAGGCTGTCAGAAAAAGGTGTAAAGAGAATATGTGCTTGCCTATAACAGGTGGTTTCGATTCCAGGACACTTGCGGCTATGGCAGGGCAGTACTTGAAATTTCCAAAGATAGTTACCTGTACAGTCGGACATAAACATTGTTATGATGTTCGATTTGGTAGAAGTATTGCTAAAAGTTTGGGATACAGCCACACCTTTATTCCCATTGACCATGGGTATATAGAAACCTATGCGGATAAAGGTATTTGGGAATTAGAGGGATTAAATTGTTTCGCATTTTGGATTTTTGCTCTTTGCTCATTCCTGGAGGAAAATAAGAGCGAGTCTGTTATGTGCGGCTTTCTCGGTGATTGTCTCTCAGGTGCGCATCTGTTTCCATTATTATGGGAAGCGGCAGATTCAGAAAAGGCAGTTGAGCTATTATACGATACCTTTTTTAACACGACCTTTAAAGATAGGGAACTGGCAATACTCTTAAAACCACATATCTATAGAAATGTAAGGGGAGAAAGTTTTGCCTCTGTAAAAAGATGTTTTAACACCTTACACACAGATAATATATTGAATAAGTGTACTTATGTTGACCTTCACCAAAGACAGAGGCGATATATTTCATTTCATATTGAAGCTCTGGGGCAATTTTCTGAAGTTCTGGAACCTTTTACTGATAATGAATTCATTGATTTTGTGCAAGGTATTCCTGTGGAAATGAAGCGCGGCCAGATGATCTATAAAAAGATGATTGCGCAATATTTATCCAAAGTTAAACAAGTTCCAACAACGATAACAGGCTTACCAATAGACACCTCTCAATCTTATGAGGCAGCGTTTAAATTATGGCATCGCTTCTATAGCAGGGTACTTCCCAGGCTGACTGCCGGAAAATTAGGACATAATTATAAGCATTATATTCATGAAGCATGGCTAAAGAACACCTTAGAGAATTTTGTAATCTCTACCTTGAAACAGAAAGAATATCTGGAAGATTATTTTAATATTGATGTTGTAAATAATCTTGTTGCAGATCATATGTCAGGGAAAAGAAATGCTTATATGAGGATTTGTGTGTTGATGACCTTCTTGCTTTGGAGAAAACGATTTTGCTCGTAA
- a CDS encoding iron-sulfur cluster-binding oxidoreductase — protein MEAAIITTYRCPNKCYMCNVWKHPTKREEEFKPSLLEKLPSLEFANVTGGEPFLRDDIEEIISVLRKKAKRIVMSTNGYFTQKILAIAQKNKNIGIRISIEGLPAANDELRGVKDGFDHGLRTLLELQRLGFKDIGFGITVSDRNAKDMIELYQLAKTMNVEFATAAVHNSYYFHKYDNEIQKKEEVITCFEEIVRDLLKSKKIKNLYRAYFNYGLINYIRGNKRLLPCEAGTENFFLDPWGDIRPCNGMEENIWFESMGNLKEKSFEEIWRGEKAKQIREKVKTCPKNCWMIGTAAPVMKKYFIKPTAWIIKNKMKTDRGKGRGFGSLALGKNNKVQSCIN, from the coding sequence ATGGAAGCAGCGATAATTACAACGTACCGGTGTCCGAATAAATGTTATATGTGTAATGTCTGGAAGCATCCCACAAAAAGAGAAGAGGAATTCAAGCCATCGCTCTTAGAGAAACTTCCCTCTCTTGAATTTGCCAATGTCACAGGCGGAGAGCCATTCTTAAGGGATGATATTGAAGAGATTATCTCTGTATTACGGAAGAAAGCAAAAAGAATTGTAATGAGCACCAACGGGTATTTTACTCAAAAAATTTTAGCAATAGCACAAAAGAACAAAAACATTGGCATAAGAATAAGCATTGAAGGTTTGCCTGCTGCTAATGATGAACTCAGAGGAGTCAAAGATGGTTTTGACCATGGATTAAGGACACTGCTTGAGCTTCAGAGGCTTGGGTTTAAAGATATAGGGTTTGGTATTACCGTATCTGACAGAAATGCTAAAGATATGATTGAATTATATCAATTAGCCAAGACGATGAACGTTGAATTTGCAACTGCAGCGGTGCACAACTCATACTATTTCCATAAATACGATAATGAAATACAGAAAAAGGAGGAGGTAATCACCTGTTTCGAAGAGATCGTAAGAGATTTATTAAAAAGCAAAAAGATTAAAAACTTGTACCGGGCCTATTTCAATTACGGATTAATTAATTATATCAGGGGAAACAAGAGATTGCTTCCCTGTGAAGCAGGAACAGAGAATTTCTTTTTAGACCCCTGGGGTGATATCAGACCTTGCAACGGGATGGAAGAAAATATTTGGTTTGAGAGTATGGGTAATCTGAAGGAAAAATCTTTCGAGGAAATATGGCGCGGAGAGAAGGCAAAGCAGATAAGAGAAAAGGTAAAGACCTGTCCCAAGAATTGCTGGATGATCGGCACTGCTGCTCCTGTTATGAAGAAATATTTCATAAAACCAACTGCCTGGATAATAAAAAATAAGATGAAAACCGATAGGGGAAAAGGAAGGGGATTTGGAAGTTTGGCATTGGGAAAAAATAATAAAGTACAAAGCTGCATAAACTAA